A single Candidatus Poribacteria bacterium DNA region contains:
- a CDS encoding GNAT family N-acetyltransferase, with protein sequence MIFNTIGPAYRVHTQRLVIRCWQPADAPLLKASIDENLEHLRLQMPWAMNEPTDLQTKIESIRRFRGKFDLGQDFTYGIFNLDETQVLGGTGLHPRIGKAALEIGYWIHHIYTNKGLATETAAALTQVAFKINKVNRVEIHCDPENIASARVAEKIGFFHEATLSRRLLREDRAPRDTMIWTMFADQYPSCNVATTKIEAYNVTGQRIL encoded by the coding sequence TTGATTTTCAACACAATCGGTCCTGCTTACCGTGTTCATACACAGCGACTGGTGATCCGGTGCTGGCAGCCTGCGGATGCACCGCTACTCAAAGCATCAATTGATGAAAATTTAGAGCATCTCCGTCTACAGATGCCGTGGGCAATGAATGAACCGACAGACTTGCAGACAAAAATCGAGTCCATCCGTAGATTCCGCGGTAAGTTTGACTTGGGACAGGACTTTACTTATGGGATTTTTAATTTAGATGAAACCCAGGTACTCGGCGGCACGGGGTTGCATCCCCGAATCGGCAAAGCAGCATTAGAAATCGGTTACTGGATCCATCACATATACACGAATAAGGGATTGGCGACAGAAACAGCGGCTGCATTAACCCAGGTCGCCTTTAAAATTAATAAAGTCAACCGTGTGGAGATCCATTGCGATCCGGAGAACATAGCAAGCGCGAGAGTCGCAGAAAAGATCGGTTTCTTTCACGAAGCGACGCTCTCTCGCCGCCTGCTTCGGGAAGATCGAGCACCACGGGATACAATGATCTGGACGATGTTCGCGGACCAGTATCCAAGTTGCAACGTTGCCACTACAAAAATTGAGGCGTATAATGTGACAGGTCAACGTATTCTGTGA